One genomic window of Clostridium taeniosporum includes the following:
- the dndB gene encoding DNA sulfur modification protein DndB: MNSNFFYTFPAIKGKQATRDFFIIMCPLKILSKLFIFNEEDLPPEHRAQRILNKTRIPEMASYIVNNPKDYVFSSLTASIDGDFEFSPIDKDFDEKIGTLKVAMDSRLLINDGQHRRAAIEEALKADSSLGNETISVVLFIDEGLNRSQQIFADLNKHAVNVSKSIGILYDSRDPIAMITKSLLEENNYLKHFTDKENPSLSKFSPKLFTLSSINETNKKLLNKLNTNDHKVVSFVNEFWNVLCENMKEWQFVFNKDTNPTLFRKDYISSNGVVLEALGLVGNYLYKNNAYDWKKILSNIKNIDWHRTNLDDWQNRVIGPTGRIVKSATYVRLTNNLIKTKLNIPLSKDEQKLENDCKRKVN; this comes from the coding sequence ATGAATAGTAATTTCTTTTATACATTTCCTGCAATCAAAGGAAAACAGGCAACTAGGGACTTTTTCATAATAATGTGTCCTTTAAAAATATTATCAAAATTATTTATATTTAATGAAGAAGATTTACCACCAGAACATAGAGCTCAAAGAATTTTAAACAAAACTCGTATTCCAGAAATGGCTTCATATATTGTTAATAATCCTAAAGACTATGTATTTTCTTCATTAACTGCATCAATTGATGGTGATTTTGAATTTTCACCTATTGATAAAGATTTTGATGAAAAAATAGGAACTCTTAAAGTTGCTATGGATAGCCGTTTACTTATTAATGATGGTCAACATAGAAGAGCTGCTATTGAAGAAGCTTTAAAAGCTGATTCTTCTCTTGGTAATGAAACTATATCTGTTGTTTTATTTATAGATGAAGGATTAAATCGTAGCCAACAGATATTTGCTGACTTAAATAAGCATGCTGTTAATGTCTCTAAGTCAATTGGAATTTTATACGACTCTCGTGATCCAATTGCAATGATTACTAAATCATTACTTGAAGAAAATAATTATTTGAAACATTTTACCGATAAAGAAAATCCATCTTTATCCAAATTTTCACCTAAATTATTCACTTTAAGTAGCATAAATGAAACTAATAAAAAATTATTAAATAAATTAAACACTAATGATCACAAAGTAGTTTCTTTTGTAAATGAATTTTGGAATGTTTTATGTGAAAATATGAAAGAATGGCAATTTGTATTTAATAAAGATACAAATCCTACTTTATTTAGAAAAGATTATATAAGTTCAAATGGAGTTGTACTTGAAGCACTAGGTCTAGTTGGTAACTACTTATATAAAAATAACGCTTATGATTGGAAGAAAATTCTTTCTAATATAAAAAATATTGATTGGCACAGAACTAATTTAGATGATTGGCAAAATAGAGTTATAGGTCCAACGGGTAGAATTGTTAAAAGTGCTACTTATGTAAGACTTACAAATAATTTAATAAAGACAAAATTAAATATTCCTTTATCAAAAGACGAGCAAAAATTAGAAAATGACTGTAAAAGGAAGGTTAACTAA